TAATAAATTGATAAATCTTTTATAAGTCAtattattagatgatgagttGACCCATATTTTAATTGAAACTCATTAGTTTTATTctataaaaatattttcatcCGAATATATTTCAACTCATGACTCAATTCTCTTAGCTAATTTTCAGTTCTAACTTTTATTTATCCAAATAAAATATAATGATGACAAATATAAACAATCATAAGGTATcaatattatataaataattttataaatatattaAACTTTAAATACCGTGCATTATATGCACAGGGTCTAAACTAGTTATCTTATAAATTAGATTATACTTCTATGTTTCTCCGATATGGGAAACATAACATCTGGTTCGTCATATCTACACTTCTCTATTCTAGTAAATAAACGAACTAATTTAAGTGAGAATCATTAAATTTTCGGGCCTTTTCaagttgtttttttattttttaataattataaacTCATTCTCTCTGCTTAGCTTAAtaagttgttttttattttttttaataattataaacTCATTCTCTCTGTTTAGCTTATTAATCGTCTATAAAGCAATTTTAAACTATTAATTAAGATGAAGGGATAACTTATAAACacttaatcagacacccaatacaaaccagtaggtctcatgagagaccgtcttcCACTAATTTAGTGAGACACATAATAGGGAAAAAAAGAAATTCAGTGGGTCTCTCACCCCATCATGTGAAAGGTGTCTCAATAACACTATTGATAGATTGTCTCTTTGGAGTTTTTGTGATACAAATATTAGGTTTTTCATCTCtcatgtaatttaataataactagttttaaacccgtgcaaaattgcacgggtacgTATTTGAGCTGGTattaatattttttgatgtattttttttttttgccatttctattgtacttatttagttggtctaaatcagcgatctacataattaatgtttaaactcgttacaaatacttgttcacgTGCAATGGTTTAAGGGGAAATACAAatgatatttttttaaaaaaaatatatcgtATTATCTCgtttttaaaaattatgcatgtaatttattcgcattatatgtaattcaatcccgtaattaaatgtaattccttctcgtaattatgtaattttattattatttttttaaattatgtaattcatttatttgtaattagtttcatttattccgatttgtaattcattccgcttatatgtcattaatttcatttattcggaatgtataaaattatttcatagtatttcttctaagacggaatttgtcgcatgtttgtatagccgaaattttgaagaaataaatacattgcacactaacgggccccaccataacatgtatttccaaaaaaaatgaattaatgacGTGACACACCCTAGATTAAGTATTGTCTTctaaattaataaagataagatattCTCTTTTGTGTTTGTTATTGAGTGTCACCAAAATGAGATAATGTTGCAAGTGACTGAAACTTGATTCAACTCATTTGGCCACACTTTTTTAGGCATAATACTACTAGTCTTATCGGTCAATAGTCATTACAAGTCAACAAAATGTTATTcctttattaaattaattaagtcaatatTTTTATGTGTCTTTTTAATGAAAATATATTTTAGAATACGGATTGAGTTATAACCTAAGTTACATATGAAATATAATTCATAAGTCGATTTTAAGATTAATTCACCCAGACAGGAAAAGAAATATAGAAAACTTATTCTTTTAATTAATAGAGAATTTCATGAACTCTATAGGGTCAAATTCTAGGTTGGTACAACATGAATTAGTTGCTTCAGTAGGTCTCTTGAGAGACTAATGGGATATAACATGGGAAATTAATTTTAAGTAACTCTCTCCCCCATCACGCGAGAGGTCTACGTCTCTCTGAACTTTTTGTGTAGTTGCTATATGTTGTCACCAAATTGTCATTTCATCATAATATCCTTCATTTAAGTATTACAACAATTGAAATGATATATCTAAATCtgattttaaatttaaaatgcgAAAAAACAACTTATGGAGTACTAAAGAGTAAATTCATACGCATTAGTTTTGAAATTATTACTCTTACTTATTTTCTATTTTCTTCTCACGTTTTGAATTTTATCGCAAATAATTTGAGGGGAGTGTTGTTCTTCAATTTGGATCCTCTATATTAGCTCCTCATTCCATTTTTTCAACGACTTCGACTTTGACTATTATAATAAGATTAATAACGAGTAAGGATTCTTTCCATTTCTATTATCTattttcacttttattttatttaaatacGAGAGCCGTATTAAGTTAAGACGGTTATCATTCCACCGGAATTGCTGGCAGATGGAGGCGTCGCAATGCTGAGATCACTAGTATCACAGTGTTGCAAGTTGCAGCTCCCTGAATCTAAAGGGCTAAAAAAGCACCTTGTCTTTTTGTCATGTTAGACTACAGTTTTAGTAGCATAAGCTACGGcaccacatttccataattccAATCATATTGTAATCATCTATAATAAATTCTGATTTTGGGGCCGGATTATCTGGAGAATTACGCAAAATTAATGTACGGCCGCCGTATATACGACGAGAAAATTATCATTTTGGCAGCTTAAACGCGAGTTAGATCATTTAAAATTGTCTTACAATCTTGGGTGTAAGTACTTTAAGCCACCTACTAGTCAGAACAAATCAATTTTAGTTATCGTATTTTAAGCACTCGATATGGTGGAAATATCGGATCAATTATTTTCATTCATAAGTAGTAAAACAGTATAATTCCCACTCCTAATTTATAATGATAAGTAATTTACAATTTTGAACTCAAATTTATTTTACAGAGAAAGATCTATCTATTACCTATTAACCGGACCAATCACAGTTCTACAAATTTCATTTTAatatcaattaattaattaggaGTTGACTTGTATTCTTTCCTTGGAGAAAGGGTTGGTCCAAGcatattaaaaaaaatcaaaaactaaACTAGCAAAGTCTACTCAAAAGTCATCTAGGCTCTCCTTCTTACATGCTTGCTCTTTCCCTTTCAAATCTTcctttattttcaatttttttttaccatGATATATACTAAAAAACTTACCAATGTAATCATTTTGATTAAGCCACCTTTACTAGGAGAATCAACCATGAAGCTTCCTTTAATGTCTTGGGAAAGTCCTAGGAAAGTTGCATCCACTTAAGTCCTCAAAATATGACAGTATATCAATGCTTCTTACTGCTAGTGTATAACTATGGCAAGAGACACATACACAGCAGCTACTTCAACTTCATTCTTCGCGATAAATCATCAACTCCCTGCTCTGACGGATATGAACCACCATACCAACATAAGCCCGATGACAACTACTACAAACACTTCCCTTGAGTCCTCAGGAAGTGATCCTTGGGTTGAGTGTTTGGAAGTTCAGGATTCTGACTTCTTCTCATTTGAGCATTGGCCATTTGAGCATGAATCTGGTGGGTACGAACAGAGTGTGCAGACTTACGGGTTCTCAGGAAATGTATCACATGATGTCGGAGCAACTAGTCACCACCAAAATGAAGGTGAAAATAGCAGTAAGCCCTTCTGCCTATAAACATACATCCCACTCTTCATTTTGTATATTGTTTGGGATGCAATTTCTAATTTTTTGTTTACTCAtagtattaaatataaatataagtATGTGGCTACATTATTTTTAATGCACAAAGTAAATGACATTCATTTTTTCTGTTAGCAGGAGGCAATATAACTAGCAGAGACAGGAAGGAAAAGGTTGCATTCAGAATGATGTCAGATATAGATGTGGTAGACGACGGTTATAAATGGAGGAAATATGGAAAGAAGATGGTCAAGAATAGTCCGAATCCAAGGTTAGTTAGAAACAAAATACAGCCACCACCACCGTTAATCCAGTGCCTGAAAGGCAATTCCATAGGCAACAGGAGGTCGAATTTATGCAGTCTTACACGCTGCATAAGGAAAATTGCATCGATTTAATCTTACATAAAAATTTAATGAGTAATTTTTCTTTATTCCATCATATTGAAAAAGCTAATAACTTATGAATCTTTAGCATAACATTAACCACACAGAAGAAAATAAATCTTAGATAGAAACTTAACGAAAACTTTCCTTGAATTTTATGCTTAGCAGGAATTACTACAAGTGTTCAATAGACGGTTGCCCAGTAAAGAAGAGGGTCGAAAGAGACAGGGATGATATAAGATACGTAATAACTACATATGAAGGAAATCATAATCATCAAAGCACACATTAATAAAGCTCAGCAAGGTTGCAATA
The Silene latifolia isolate original U9 population chromosome 11, ASM4854445v1, whole genome shotgun sequence genome window above contains:
- the LOC141612066 gene encoding putative WRKY transcription factor 51 isoform X1; its protein translation is MARDTYTAATSTSFFAINHQLPALTDMNHHTNISPMTTTTNTSLESSGSDPWVECLEVQDSDFFSFEHWPFEHESGGYEQSVQTYGFSGNVSHDVGATSHHQNEGENSRGNITSRDRKEKVAFRMMSDIDVVDDGYKWRKYGKKMVKNSPNPSRNYYKCSIDGCPVKKRVERDRDDIRYVITTYEGNHNHQSTH
- the LOC141612066 gene encoding putative WRKY transcription factor 56 isoform X6, encoding MNHHTNISPMTTTTNTSLESSGSDPWVECLEVQDSDFFSFEHWPFEHESGGYEQSVQTYGFSGNVSHDVGATSHHQNEGGNITSRDRKEKVAFRMMSDIDVVDDGYKWRKYGKKMVKNSPNPRNYYKCSIDGCPVKKRVERDRDDIRYVITTYEGNHNHQSTH
- the LOC141612066 gene encoding putative WRKY transcription factor 56 isoform X5, with amino-acid sequence MNHHTNISPMTTTTNTSLESSGSDPWVECLEVQDSDFFSFEHWPFEHESGGYEQSVQTYGFSGNVSHDVGATSHHQNEGGNITSRDRKEKVAFRMMSDIDVVDDGYKWRKYGKKMVKNSPNPSRNYYKCSIDGCPVKKRVERDRDDIRYVITTYEGNHNHQSTH
- the LOC141612066 gene encoding putative WRKY transcription factor 56 isoform X2; amino-acid sequence: MNHHTNISPMTTTTNTSLESSGSDPWVECLEVQDSDFFSFEHWPFEHESGGYEQSVQTYGFSGNVSHDVGATSHHQNEGENSTGGNITSRDRKEKVAFRMMSDIDVVDDGYKWRKYGKKMVKNSPNPSRNYYKCSIDGCPVKKRVERDRDDIRYVITTYEGNHNHQSTH
- the LOC141612066 gene encoding putative WRKY transcription factor 56 isoform X3, with amino-acid sequence MNHHTNISPMTTTTNTSLESSGSDPWVECLEVQDSDFFSFEHWPFEHESGGYEQSVQTYGFSGNVSHDVGATSHHQNEGENSTGGNITSRDRKEKVAFRMMSDIDVVDDGYKWRKYGKKMVKNSPNPRNYYKCSIDGCPVKKRVERDRDDIRYVITTYEGNHNHQSTH
- the LOC141612066 gene encoding putative WRKY transcription factor 51 isoform X4 yields the protein MNHHTNISPMTTTTNTSLESSGSDPWVECLEVQDSDFFSFEHWPFEHESGGYEQSVQTYGFSGNVSHDVGATSHHQNEGENSRGNITSRDRKEKVAFRMMSDIDVVDDGYKWRKYGKKMVKNSPNPRNYYKCSIDGCPVKKRVERDRDDIRYVITTYEGNHNHQSTH